A part of Ignavibacteriales bacterium genomic DNA contains:
- a CDS encoding T9SS type A sorting domain-containing protein, translating to MGNEVAALVNEEKPGKYEVQFTVNNVSISGIYFYQIKAGSFSQTRKMILIK from the coding sequence TTGGGAAATGAAGTTGCCGCACTTGTTAATGAAGAAAAACCAGGCAAATACGAAGTTCAATTTACAGTTAACAATGTATCAATTTCAGGAATTTATTTTTATCAAATTAAGGCTGGTAGTTTTAGTCAGACAAGAAAGATGATCTTAATCAAATAA
- a CDS encoding CotH kinase family protein produces MNIIKKILLLIALLLIQHQSIAQNVLINEFVSANSNGLQDEDGEYNDWIEIYNSSSSSVNLFGYYLSDDSTEWTFPDVNLASHNYLIIFASGKNRVSPGENLHTNFKITSSGESIYLLNQSGSLIDSRSAVNLQTNISFGRKPDGASSWYYFEEPTPASANTTTEFNEVAAPPQFSSQGGFYAGGVSLTLSTSTIGAEIHYTTDGSMPTALSDIFTTSISVNQTSVVRARTFKTGLIQSPAVTNTFLINERSTLPVVSISTNPENLWDNDFGIYVFGDSAEADFPYFGANFWQDWEKPAHIELFETNNTAAFTLDAGIKIYGGWSRGYDQKSLAVNFRDVYGASEINYQLFSNINIDKFQEFILRNAGQDWEKTMMRDGMTLSLMEDTELDILAYRPAVLFINGEYWGIQNIREKINENYISAHHPGVDPNNIDLLQLDGWDPIAGDPNSYFDMIDYIETHNFTNQSNYDYIKTQMEVDNFIKYEVSEIYFANTDWPGSNIKYWQPRTPDGIWQWILSDTDFGFGLYDDNAYQHNTLEFATEPNGPPWPNPPWSTLILRKLLPNQEFKYEFINQFADYSNSLFIADTVTSRINKFKSVIENEIPFHKTRWNQSPSEWNGFVDDLIFFAQNRLDPLRNFYVDYFNLSGLANINLNITPQGQGKIVVNKLKVDNYPWTGIYFKDVPITLKAEAEPGFHFIGWTGLTGADSSTAVITLTGDINVTAIFESDTTLAGSIVINEINYNSAPDFDPEDWVEITNTNNSTIDLSGWFFKDDDDAHIFYLPNGTLIQPNDFVILCKDTAAFKTLFPDVENYFGNFSFSLNNDGELIRLFNNNAELVDALTYDDQSPWVTAPDGTGATLSLKNPLLDNSSAENWGASVGHGSPGEVNEIATTIDDKTENILPTEFALEQNYPNPFNPSTKISWHCHPELWQLANFD; encoded by the coding sequence ATGAACATCATTAAAAAAATATTATTACTAATTGCTTTGTTGTTAATTCAACATCAGTCAATTGCACAAAACGTTTTGATAAACGAGTTTGTGTCTGCCAACTCGAATGGGTTGCAGGATGAAGACGGAGAATATAATGACTGGATTGAAATTTATAATTCTTCTTCATCTTCTGTGAATCTGTTTGGTTACTATCTGTCAGATGATTCGACAGAGTGGACTTTCCCCGATGTTAATCTTGCTTCCCATAATTACCTCATTATTTTTGCTTCAGGAAAAAATAGAGTATCACCCGGAGAAAATCTTCATACTAATTTTAAAATCACTAGCAGCGGTGAATCAATTTATTTACTTAACCAATCCGGGAGTTTAATAGACTCACGCTCTGCAGTTAATCTACAAACAAATATTTCATTCGGAAGAAAACCTGACGGTGCATCAAGCTGGTACTACTTTGAAGAGCCAACACCTGCTTCCGCAAATACTACTACTGAATTCAATGAAGTCGCTGCACCACCCCAGTTTTCTTCACAAGGCGGATTTTATGCCGGTGGTGTTTCTTTAACTTTATCCACCTCAACCATTGGAGCAGAAATTCATTATACCACTGATGGCTCGATGCCTACTGCTTTATCTGATATTTTTACAACATCAATAAGTGTTAACCAAACATCAGTTGTTCGTGCGCGTACTTTCAAAACCGGATTAATACAAAGCCCGGCAGTAACTAATACTTTTCTTATTAATGAGCGATCAACTTTGCCCGTGGTTTCAATTTCAACTAACCCGGAAAATTTGTGGGATAATGATTTTGGCATTTACGTTTTTGGTGACAGCGCCGAAGCTGATTTCCCTTATTTCGGTGCAAACTTCTGGCAGGATTGGGAAAAGCCTGCACATATAGAATTGTTCGAAACAAATAATACTGCTGCCTTTACGCTTGATGCCGGTATAAAAATTTATGGTGGGTGGAGCCGCGGATATGATCAAAAATCACTCGCTGTAAATTTTCGTGATGTTTATGGCGCAAGTGAAATTAACTATCAGCTTTTTTCAAATATTAATATTGATAAGTTTCAAGAGTTTATTTTACGAAATGCCGGACAGGATTGGGAAAAAACTATGATGCGCGATGGAATGACTCTTTCGCTGATGGAGGATACGGAACTTGACATTCTCGCTTATAGACCGGCAGTCTTGTTTATCAACGGTGAATACTGGGGCATTCAAAACATTCGCGAAAAAATAAATGAGAATTATATTTCAGCCCACCACCCCGGTGTTGATCCGAATAATATTGATCTGCTGCAGCTTGACGGCTGGGATCCGATTGCCGGCGATCCGAATAGTTATTTTGATATGATTGACTACATTGAAACTCATAACTTCACCAATCAATCAAATTATGATTACATAAAAACTCAAATGGAAGTTGATAATTTTATTAAGTATGAAGTTTCGGAAATTTACTTTGCAAATACTGATTGGCCGGGAAGCAATATTAAATACTGGCAGCCTCGAACTCCCGATGGAATCTGGCAGTGGATTTTATCTGATACTGATTTTGGTTTTGGATTATACGACGATAATGCATATCAGCATAACACTCTGGAATTTGCAACAGAACCTAATGGACCGCCATGGCCTAACCCACCCTGGTCAACTTTAATTTTAAGAAAACTTTTGCCAAATCAGGAGTTCAAATACGAATTTATTAATCAATTCGCTGATTATTCTAATTCACTTTTTATCGCTGATACAGTTACTTCAAGAATTAATAAATTTAAATCTGTTATTGAAAATGAAATTCCATTTCATAAAACAAGATGGAATCAATCTCCATCTGAGTGGAATGGTTTTGTTGATGACTTAATCTTCTTTGCGCAAAACAGGCTTGATCCGCTTAGAAATTTTTACGTTGATTATTTTAACCTTAGCGGACTTGCTAACATTAACTTAAATATTACACCGCAAGGGCAGGGGAAGATTGTGGTAAACAAATTAAAAGTTGATAATTATCCATGGACTGGAATTTATTTTAAAGACGTTCCAATTACACTTAAGGCTGAAGCAGAACCTGGTTTTCATTTTATTGGATGGACTGGTTTGACAGGCGCTGATTCTTCCACTGCAGTTATTACGTTAACCGGTGATATAAATGTTACGGCAATATTTGAATCAGATACAACACTTGCCGGCTCAATTGTTATCAATGAAATAAATTATAACAGTGCACCCGATTTTGATCCTGAAGATTGGGTTGAAATTACAAACACAAATAATTCTACTATTGATTTAAGCGGTTGGTTTTTTAAAGATGATGACGATGCTCATATTTTTTATTTACCAAATGGAACTTTAATTCAACCGAATGACTTTGTTATACTTTGTAAAGATACCGCAGCATTCAAAACACTTTTTCCTGATGTAGAAAATTATTTTGGTAATTTTTCTTTTAGCCTGAACAATGATGGCGAACTCATTCGCTTGTTCAACAACAATGCTGAGTTGGTTGATGCACTTACTTATGATGATCAATCCCCCTGGGTAACTGCTCCTGATGGAACAGGCGCAACTTTATCCTTAAAAAACCCTTTGCTGGATAATTCAAGTGCAGAGAATTGGGGAGCTTCAGTTGGGCACGGTTCTCCCGGAGAAGTTAATGAAATTGCTACAACAATTGATGACAAAACAGAAAATATTCTGCCGACTGAATTTGCACTTGAGCAGAACTACCCCAATCCATTTAACCCAAGCACAAAAATCAGTTGGCACTGTCACCCTGAGCTTTGGCAGTTGGCAAACTTTGACTAA
- a CDS encoding aminotransferase class V-fold PLP-dependent enzyme, with protein MNFSLSDIFNSQNKLADYYKKFNVSERLLFTGHSHQAWPDCAFEAQKQAWEDAALLIDDKWEKAFAKAEEVKRGYQKLLNDNSGFITLASNTHELLIRFLSALPLKQKPKLITTDGEFHTIRRQLDRLTEEKIEIVKVDSKSPNVVELLMNKCDDRTAAVILSAVFFQSGVILPNLSELADFCKSKNIYLLVDAYHALNVIPFSIKEHRLESAFIIGGGYKYCQLGEGNCFLRFPKDCELRPVITGWFSEFTALAHKKNSNEVIYGSGGDLFAGATYDPTSNYRAAEVFSFFEKMNLTPGFLREVSQHQINLLAGKFDELNLNERIISRNKNIDLKNIAGFLVFTSKRASDICTGLNQRGVLTDFRGNSLRFGPAPYISDDQIQQAIKLLGEVVNSL; from the coding sequence ATGAATTTTTCATTAAGTGATATTTTTAATTCACAAAACAAACTTGCTGATTATTATAAAAAATTTAACGTGAGCGAAAGACTTTTATTTACCGGTCATTCTCATCAAGCCTGGCCTGACTGTGCTTTCGAAGCGCAAAAACAAGCCTGGGAAGACGCTGCTTTGCTTATTGACGATAAATGGGAAAAAGCTTTTGCTAAAGCAGAAGAGGTTAAACGTGGTTATCAAAAATTATTAAATGATAATTCCGGTTTCATTACACTTGCTTCCAATACGCATGAACTATTGATAAGATTTCTCTCGGCACTTCCTTTGAAACAAAAACCAAAGTTGATTACTACGGACGGTGAGTTTCATACCATTCGCAGACAACTTGATAGATTAACTGAAGAAAAAATTGAGATTGTAAAAGTTGATTCCAAATCCCCAAATGTGGTTGAACTCTTAATGAATAAATGTGATGATAGAACTGCTGCTGTTATTTTATCCGCAGTGTTTTTCCAATCAGGTGTTATATTGCCGAATCTAAGCGAGCTTGCGGATTTTTGTAAAAGCAAAAATATTTATCTCCTTGTTGACGCTTACCACGCTTTAAATGTTATTCCTTTTTCAATTAAAGAACATAGACTGGAGAGCGCATTTATTATTGGTGGGGGGTACAAATATTGTCAGCTTGGTGAGGGCAATTGCTTTCTGAGATTTCCGAAAGACTGCGAATTGCGTCCGGTGATTACAGGTTGGTTCAGCGAGTTTACAGCACTCGCTCACAAAAAAAATAGTAATGAAGTTATTTACGGTTCCGGTGGTGATTTATTCGCGGGAGCTACTTATGACCCCACGAGTAATTATCGTGCTGCTGAAGTTTTTTCTTTTTTTGAAAAGATGAATTTAACACCCGGGTTTTTACGAGAGGTTAGTCAGCATCAAATAAATTTACTCGCCGGGAAATTTGACGAGCTGAATCTAAATGAGAGAATTATTTCCCGAAATAAAAATATTGATCTAAAAAATATTGCGGGCTTTTTAGTCTTTACATCCAAACGCGCATCTGATATTTGTACCGGACTAAACCAAAGGGGAGTGCTAACTGACTTTCGTGGAAATTCATTAAGATTTGGTCCGGCGCCTTACATTTCTGATGACCAAATACAACAAGCGATTAAACTTTTGGGGGAGGTTGTTAATTCATTATAG
- a CDS encoding tryptophan 2,3-dioxygenase: MPLTYSSYLQLEELLNIQKLKSEGLDHDEMLFIIIHQTYELWFKQILHELDHLKFLMLENDLPRSLHTLKRILTILKVLVHQTDILETMTPLEFLTFRDRLESASGFQSFQFRELEFMLGQKNEKILQRFEENSPARIKLEKRFRAPSLWQVFLQFLKINKYPITEAAINNSSNKNNDPDIESLLINIYKDDHNIAQLCELLLDLDEGIQEWRYRHVKMVERTIGTKQGTGGSDGVNYLMATLSIRFFPMLWSIRKDFSR, translated from the coding sequence ATGCCGCTGACTTATTCAAGTTATTTGCAATTGGAAGAATTGTTAAATATTCAAAAATTAAAATCGGAAGGGCTTGACCACGACGAGATGCTTTTCATTATTATTCATCAGACTTATGAATTGTGGTTTAAACAAATTTTGCACGAGCTTGACCACTTAAAATTTTTAATGCTTGAAAATGATCTGCCGCGTTCACTCCATACTTTAAAACGCATTTTGACTATCTTAAAAGTTTTAGTGCATCAGACCGATATACTTGAAACTATGACTCCGCTTGAATTTTTAACTTTCCGCGATAGGCTCGAATCGGCAAGTGGATTTCAATCATTCCAATTCCGCGAACTTGAATTTATGCTCGGTCAGAAAAATGAAAAAATATTACAAAGGTTCGAAGAAAATTCCCCGGCGAGAATTAAACTCGAAAAAAGATTTCGTGCCCCTTCCTTATGGCAGGTATTTCTTCAGTTTCTGAAAATAAATAAATATCCAATTACCGAAGCTGCTATTAATAATTCTTCAAACAAAAATAACGACCCTGATATTGAATCTCTTCTAATTAACATTTACAAAGACGATCACAATATTGCTCAACTCTGCGAACTGCTTCTTGACCTTGATGAAGGAATTCAGGAATGGCGATACCGCCATGTCAAAATGGTTGAGCGAACTATTGGTACTAAACAGGGAACCGGCGGTTCAGATGGTGTAAATTACCTGATGGCAACTCTATCAATTAGATTCTTTCCAATGCTTTGGTCAATCAGAAAGGATTTCAGCAGATGA
- a CDS encoding cytochrome c, with protein sequence MEKIINHLAYISLATVFTFFLSACGDSGNDEAANFNKTKTVTTNPNGLTDFEMENGIGPVKQKLELGAIDPALVKKGETIFTQKCASCHKLDEKYVGPAQRDVIKRRTPEYIINMMTNPEEMYKKHPEAKKLLTQYLTQMPNQNLTFDEARSVLEYFREVGK encoded by the coding sequence ATGGAAAAAATAATAAATCACCTGGCTTATATTTCGCTTGCAACAGTGTTTACCTTCTTTTTAAGCGCTTGCGGAGATTCCGGAAATGATGAAGCAGCAAACTTTAACAAAACAAAAACAGTTACCACGAACCCAAATGGTTTAACTGATTTCGAAATGGAAAATGGAATTGGACCGGTAAAACAAAAACTAGAGCTCGGAGCAATTGATCCGGCATTAGTTAAAAAAGGAGAAACTATCTTCACTCAAAAATGTGCCTCTTGCCATAAACTTGATGAGAAATATGTTGGACCGGCACAGCGCGATGTAATCAAGCGAAGGACTCCAGAGTACATCATTAATATGATGACCAATCCGGAGGAGATGTACAAAAAACATCCTGAAGCTAAAAAACTCTTAACTCAATATTTAACTCAGATGCCAAATCAAAATCTAACATTTGATGAAGCGCGTTCAGTGCTCGAATATTTTCGAGAAGTCGGTAAATAA
- the nosZ gene encoding Sec-dependent nitrous-oxide reductase produces MNNLNLKKWLVIGASFIAVAVIYFGCQQSKDVVSGDVAAQVYVAPGSYDEFYLFASGGFSGQIAVYGLPSGRHFKTISVFSQNPETGYGYSEETKAMLNTSYGFNPWDDAHHPEFSMTDGVPDGRFIFINANNTPRVARIDLSTFETKEIIEIPNSAGNHASPFVTENTEYIVASTRFSVPIPNADVPIASYKENFKGTISFIHLDPKTEMMNLAFQILVPGFNYDLAHAGKGPSHDWAFFTSYNSEGANTLLEINASQNDKDFVAAVNWKLAEQYVKEGKAKTYSAEYYRNYYDDNKHLAISTKNNEVKVLDPKDCPGMIFYLPTPKSPHGVDVDPTGEYIVAGGKLATVIPVHSFTKFLKAIEEKKFDGEINGIPILQYDAVVAGEVKDPGLGPLHTEFDGKGYAYTSAFISSEIVKWKIGTWEVVDRIPVYYSIGHLCIPGGDSKSPWGKYVIALNKITKDRYLPTGPEICQSAQLIDISGDKMKLLLDFPTVGEPHYAQAIPSELLMKNSKKFYKIEENQNPYKTGSEKDSRVERNGKDVHIYLTAMRSHFSPDNIEGIKVGDNVYFHVTNLEQDWDIPHGFAVKGLNNSELLVMPGETKTILWKPTKFGIYPFYCTDFCSALHQEMQGYVRVSPENSNVQLSY; encoded by the coding sequence ATGAACAATCTAAATCTTAAAAAATGGTTAGTAATTGGGGCTTCATTTATTGCAGTCGCTGTTATTTATTTTGGCTGCCAGCAGTCCAAAGATGTAGTTAGCGGCGATGTTGCCGCGCAGGTCTATGTTGCTCCAGGTTCTTATGATGAATTTTATTTATTTGCCTCCGGCGGATTTAGCGGACAAATTGCAGTGTATGGTTTACCCTCGGGACGACATTTCAAAACCATTTCTGTTTTTTCGCAGAACCCGGAAACTGGTTATGGATATTCCGAAGAAACAAAAGCAATGCTGAACACTTCATACGGATTTAATCCTTGGGATGATGCCCACCACCCTGAATTTTCTATGACGGATGGAGTGCCAGACGGAAGATTTATTTTTATTAATGCCAATAATACTCCCCGGGTTGCCCGTATTGATTTATCAACTTTTGAAACAAAAGAAATCATCGAAATACCAAACTCCGCCGGTAACCATGCATCACCCTTTGTTACTGAAAATACTGAGTACATCGTTGCTTCCACTAGATTTAGTGTACCAATTCCAAACGCTGATGTACCAATTGCTTCTTACAAAGAAAACTTTAAAGGCACTATCAGCTTCATCCACCTCGACCCAAAAACTGAGATGATGAATCTTGCTTTTCAAATTTTAGTTCCGGGATTCAACTATGATCTTGCTCATGCCGGCAAAGGTCCATCTCACGATTGGGCATTCTTTACAAGCTACAACTCAGAAGGAGCGAATACTTTACTCGAAATCAACGCTTCACAAAACGATAAAGATTTTGTTGCAGCAGTAAATTGGAAGCTTGCTGAACAGTACGTTAAAGAAGGTAAGGCTAAAACTTATTCAGCGGAGTATTACAGAAATTACTACGATGATAATAAGCATCTCGCTATCAGTACAAAAAATAACGAGGTAAAAGTTCTCGATCCTAAAGACTGTCCGGGTATGATTTTTTATCTCCCCACCCCAAAATCGCCGCACGGAGTTGACGTTGATCCGACCGGAGAATACATTGTTGCAGGCGGAAAACTTGCTACCGTAATTCCGGTTCATTCTTTTACTAAATTCTTAAAAGCAATTGAAGAGAAAAAATTTGACGGAGAAATAAATGGAATTCCTATTTTACAGTATGATGCAGTAGTTGCAGGTGAAGTTAAAGATCCGGGGCTCGGTCCACTTCACACAGAGTTTGATGGGAAGGGCTACGCTTATACTTCAGCTTTCATTTCTTCAGAAATTGTGAAATGGAAAATTGGGACATGGGAAGTTGTTGATCGAATACCCGTTTATTATTCAATCGGTCACTTGTGCATTCCCGGCGGCGATAGCAAAAGCCCTTGGGGTAAATACGTAATCGCACTTAACAAAATTACTAAAGATAGATATTTACCAACCGGACCGGAGATATGTCAATCAGCTCAATTGATTGATATTAGCGGCGACAAAATGAAATTACTGCTTGACTTCCCCACTGTTGGCGAACCGCATTATGCCCAGGCAATTCCTTCTGAACTTCTTATGAAGAACAGTAAGAAATTCTATAAAATTGAAGAGAATCAAAATCCATATAAAACAGGAAGCGAAAAAGATTCCCGGGTTGAAAGAAATGGTAAAGATGTACATATTTATTTAACAGCTATGAGAAGTCATTTCAGCCCTGATAATATTGAAGGTATTAAAGTTGGTGATAATGTTTATTTTCACGTAACAAATCTTGAACAGGATTGGGACATCCCGCACGGTTTCGCTGTAAAGGGACTGAACAATTCTGAATTATTAGTTATGCCGGGTGAGACAAAAACTATTTTATGGAAACCAACTAAGTTTGGTATTTATCCATTCTATTGCACAGATTTCTGTTCAGCTCTTCACCAGGAAATGCAAGGTTATGTCAGAGTTTCACCGGAAAATTCAAATGTACAATTATCTTATTGA
- a CDS encoding cupin domain-containing protein — protein METKKEILRDAIAFQQNSIVSRQIIKKPNGNVTLFAFDKDESLSEHTSPFEALVSIVEGSMKITIGGNPFTVEEGEILLLPPDIPHGLIALQKTKMLLTMIK, from the coding sequence ATGGAAACAAAAAAGGAAATACTAAGAGACGCTATCGCTTTTCAACAAAACTCTATCGTAAGCCGGCAAATAATTAAAAAGCCAAACGGCAATGTTACTTTATTTGCTTTCGATAAAGATGAGTCTCTTAGTGAACATACATCGCCCTTCGAAGCATTAGTTAGTATTGTTGAAGGTAGTATGAAAATAACCATCGGTGGAAATCCATTTACAGTGGAGGAGGGGGAAATACTTCTCCTTCCTCCTGATATTCCACACGGTTTAATTGCCCTGCAAAAAACAAAAATGCTCCTGACGATGATTAAATAA
- a CDS encoding nitrous oxide reductase accessory protein NosL yields the protein MKIRFFISAFLLMFIIQGCSPEIEPINYGKDACEYCKMNITDNKFAAEIVSMKSKVYKFDSIECLFAFEYEKMIDKNEIHSEWVCDFSDPGKLIELRKAFYLHNDDLRSPMGLNVLCLSSKEKLEEIKNSNGGTELTFTELKTLAEEDL from the coding sequence GTGAAGATAAGATTCTTTATCTCTGCTTTCCTGTTGATGTTTATAATCCAAGGCTGCTCGCCTGAAATTGAACCGATAAATTATGGAAAGGATGCCTGCGAATATTGTAAGATGAACATCACAGACAATAAATTTGCCGCCGAAATTGTTTCAATGAAAAGTAAAGTTTATAAGTTTGATTCCATTGAATGCCTATTCGCTTTTGAATATGAAAAGATGATTGATAAAAATGAAATTCATTCCGAATGGGTTTGCGACTTTTCTGATCCAGGAAAGTTGATTGAATTGCGGAAAGCATTTTACTTGCACAATGATGATTTAAGAAGTCCGATGGGACTGAATGTGCTTTGTCTTTCCTCAAAAGAAAAATTGGAAGAGATCAAAAATAGTAACGGTGGAACTGAACTTACCTTTACAGAATTAAAAACACTCGCTGAAGAAGATTTATAA
- a CDS encoding nitrous oxide reductase family maturation protein NosD, producing MPLHKKILLIFLITFGLTNFSLPQTHIYVEKNSTINSIGKALSLAKDGDEIIVKSGIYYESGIVINKSIKLTGKDLPVISGDKKNEIFTITSDNVTITGFTIKNAGVNYLKENAAIRLSNVRNCRIEKNIFVNNFFGIYLSKSSNILIKNNKISSNGKSETSSGNGIHLWYSESVSIIGNEIEGHRDGIYFEFSKHCFVKNNYSKKNLRYGLHFMFSDSCSYIENTFENNGAGVAVMYTKNISMLGNRFINNWGAASFGVLLKDLTDCLIAKNIFDKNTNGLYLEGCSRITIEHNDFIQNGWALKLMANSQDNFFFENNFIANSFDVLTNSSQNFNLFKRNYWSNYNGYDLDKNGIGDEPYRPVKMFSVLVERQQAALILVHSLFIDLLDIAESVVPSLTPIDLADKQPLMKQRS from the coding sequence ATGCCCCTTCATAAAAAAATATTGCTTATCTTTTTAATTACTTTTGGTTTAACAAATTTTTCCCTCCCCCAAACTCATATTTACGTCGAAAAAAATTCTACGATCAATTCCATCGGAAAGGCTCTCTCATTAGCTAAGGATGGCGACGAAATAATTGTTAAAAGTGGTATTTACTATGAGTCCGGCATTGTAATTAATAAATCAATAAAATTGACAGGTAAAGATCTGCCTGTAATTTCAGGCGATAAAAAAAATGAAATTTTTACTATTACCAGCGACAACGTTACCATCACAGGATTCACGATTAAAAATGCCGGTGTAAATTATTTAAAGGAAAATGCAGCAATCCGTTTAAGCAATGTTCGAAATTGTAGGATTGAAAAAAATATATTCGTGAATAATTTTTTTGGAATCTATTTATCAAAGTCCTCGAACATCCTGATTAAAAATAATAAGATATCTTCAAATGGAAAATCCGAAACAAGTTCGGGAAATGGCATCCATTTGTGGTACAGCGAATCTGTTTCAATCATCGGGAATGAGATCGAAGGGCATCGTGACGGAATTTATTTTGAGTTCTCAAAACATTGTTTCGTTAAAAATAATTACAGCAAAAAAAATCTGCGGTATGGATTGCATTTCATGTTCTCCGATAGCTGCAGTTATATTGAAAATACTTTTGAGAATAACGGCGCCGGTGTAGCTGTGATGTACACAAAAAATATTTCAATGCTTGGTAATCGGTTTATCAACAATTGGGGAGCAGCTTCTTTTGGTGTTTTATTAAAAGATTTGACTGATTGTCTTATTGCGAAAAATATTTTTGACAAAAATACAAACGGTTTGTATCTCGAAGGGTGCAGCAGAATAACAATTGAGCATAATGATTTTATTCAGAATGGGTGGGCTTTGAAGTTAATGGCAAATTCGCAGGATAATTTTTTCTTTGAAAATAATTTTATCGCCAATTCATTTGATGTACTTACGAATAGCTCACAAAATTTTAATTTGTTCAAAAGGAATTATTGGAGCAATTATAACGGTTACGATCTGGACAAAAATGGAATTGGCGATGAGCCTTATCGCCCTGTAAAAATGTTCTCCGTACTTGTCGAGCGTCAACAGGCTGCATTGATTCTTGTCCACAGCCTTTTCATTGATCTGCTTGATATTGCAGAAAGTGTTGTGCCATCATTAACCCCGATTGACTTAGCTGACAAACAACCACTGATGAAGCAAAGATCATGA
- a CDS encoding ABC transporter ATP-binding protein, with protein sequence MITISNLIKSYNNLEVLKGINAEISKGKVTAVVGPNGSGKTTIIKIILGLVKPDFGDVAINREKINGDYHYKSNIGYMPQIASYPENLTVVEVINMVKDFRNCKDNPEEKLITEFGLNGELNKAIRTLSGGNKQKLSAVIALMFNPGILIFDEPTAGLDPIASSRFKEIVLAKKREGKSIILTSHIMSEIEELADEIIFLLDGKIYYQGSVLNLLLEKGETRLEKAVAGILQESASWN encoded by the coding sequence ATGATCACTATTTCGAATCTAATCAAATCGTATAACAACCTCGAAGTGTTAAAAGGAATCAATGCCGAAATATCTAAAGGCAAAGTTACAGCAGTTGTAGGTCCCAATGGATCCGGAAAAACTACGATCATTAAAATTATTCTTGGACTTGTAAAACCCGATTTTGGAGATGTTGCAATCAATAGGGAAAAAATCAACGGAGATTATCATTACAAAAGCAACATTGGTTATATGCCGCAGATTGCAAGCTATCCTGAAAACCTCACTGTTGTTGAAGTAATTAATATGGTCAAAGATTTCAGGAATTGTAAAGATAATCCTGAGGAAAAATTAATTACCGAGTTTGGTTTAAATGGCGAACTGAATAAAGCAATCAGAACTCTTTCTGGTGGTAATAAACAAAAACTTAGCGCAGTAATTGCACTGATGTTCAATCCGGGTATTTTAATTTTTGATGAACCAACTGCCGGGCTTGATCCAATTGCAAGCAGCAGATTTAAAGAGATTGTGCTTGCAAAAAAAAGGGAGGGTAAGTCAATTATTCTAACTTCTCATATAATGAGTGAAATTGAAGAGCTTGCTGATGAAATTATTTTTCTGCTCGACGGCAAAATTTATTATCAAGGCTCTGTACTGAATTTACTTTTGGAAAAAGGTGAGACTCGACTTGAAAAAGCTGTTGCTGGAATTTTACAGGAAAGTGCATCATGGAATTAG